Genomic segment of Sphingomicrobium marinum:
TGCTGCGTCCTTAATGAATGTTACCGCCGACCTTCGTAGTCGTAACATCCTCGTTTCGATGAGCTTGCCGGCACCAAAGGACCGGAAATCGAACAAAGCGAGACTAAACTGGCTTTTGAGGCAGTTGCCGGAAGGCCTTGGTGACGATGTGCACGTGAGAATCCGATGGCCAAAAACTTCACCAATGACTCAATATCCCTTGCCACAATTACTTGCTGATCCCGATCTGATCAATGATGGCAAAAAGGGAATGCAATGCGTTGGGTTCGAGCTTGTTCAAATAGCAGACATGGGCTCAAGATTTGGAAGCCAGCGCCCCTTTATCGAGACGCTCGAAATGGTAGTACCAAAATTCTACGACGAGATCGGACAGGGCCTGCGAGCCTGGCAGGCCCTGCCACCGAAAGTCGATAAAGAGCGCGATAGCGCTGCAAAGGTGTCGCCGTCGGCACTTGCTGAAGATGCCGAATCGGACGTCTTAGAATTGCGCAACGAGTTGCCGGACTAGCCCTACTCCGCCGCGAACATATCCGCTTCGGGCTCGCCCTCGTCCTCGTTCGCCGTGTTGGCTTTCTGGCGGCGGTCGAAGTTGCTCCATACCTCGTTCCAGTCGCCCTTGGTCGCGGCCTTGGAATATTCGGTCGCGCGGGTTTCGAAGAAGTTGGCGTGCTCGACGCCGTTGAGCAGCGGGGCGAGCCAGGGGAGGGGATGTTCCTCGACCATGTAGATCGGCTTCAGCCCGAGCTGGCCCAGGCGCCAGTCGGCGATGTAGCGGATGTAGCGCTTGATGTCCTTGGGCGTCATGCCCTCGACGGGGCCCAATTCGAAGGCGAGATCGATGAACGCGTCCTCGAGGCGCACGACCTTCTGGCACATGTCGACGATGTCGTCCTTGACGCTTTGCGTGAGGCAGTCGCGTTCCTCGCAGAAGGCGTGGAACAGGCGGATGATGCCTTCGCAGTGGAGGCTTTCATCGCGCACCGACCAGCTGACGATCTGCCCCATGCCCTTCATCTTATTGAAGCGCGGGAAGTTCATCAGCATCGCGAAGCTGGCGAATAGCTGCAGCCCCTCGGTGAAGCCGCCGAACATGGCGAGCGTCTTGGCGATATCCTCGTCGGTATCGACGCCGAATTCGTTCAAGTAATCATGCTTGTCGGCCATTTCCTTGTACTGGAGGAAGGCCGAATATTCGCTTTCGGGCATGCCGATCGTGTCGAGCAGGTGGCTGTAGGCCGCGATGTGGATCGTCTCCATGTTGGAGAAGGCGGCGAGCATCATCTTGACCTCGGTCGGCTTGAACACGCGGCCATATTTGTCGTGGTAGCAATCCTGCACCTCGACATCGGCCTGCGTGAAGAAGCGGAAGATCTGCGTGAGCAGGTTGCGCTCGTGCTCGGTCAGCTTCTGCGCCCAATCGCGGCAATCCTCGCCCAGCGGCACTTCCTCGGGCATCCAGTGGACCTGCTGCTGCTTTTTCCAATAGTCGTAGGCCCAGGGATAATCGAAGGGCTTGTAGGCTTTGCGGCTTTCGAGAAGGGACATGTGTTCTAGGCTCCCTGGGTGTTCGTGTTGATCATATCAGTCTTTTAGCGCGTCGACGACGGCGAGGCCGAGCGCGACGAGCATGGCGGCGCCGCCGACCAGCCTGGCATTGGTGCGGACCGCCGGCATCTCCATCCGCCGCGCGGCGAAGATGAGCGCGAGGCCCGCAATGGCCAGGAGGATGACGACCAGTTTCATCCTATTGGCAGGCCAGACATTCGTCGTAGTCGGTCG
This window contains:
- a CDS encoding ribonucleotide-diphosphate reductase subunit beta, which gives rise to MSLLESRKAYKPFDYPWAYDYWKKQQQVHWMPEEVPLGEDCRDWAQKLTEHERNLLTQIFRFFTQADVEVQDCYHDKYGRVFKPTEVKMMLAAFSNMETIHIAAYSHLLDTIGMPESEYSAFLQYKEMADKHDYLNEFGVDTDEDIAKTLAMFGGFTEGLQLFASFAMLMNFPRFNKMKGMGQIVSWSVRDESLHCEGIIRLFHAFCEERDCLTQSVKDDIVDMCQKVVRLEDAFIDLAFELGPVEGMTPKDIKRYIRYIADWRLGQLGLKPIYMVEEHPLPWLAPLLNGVEHANFFETRATEYSKAATKGDWNEVWSNFDRRQKANTANEDEGEPEADMFAAE